From Vigna unguiculata cultivar IT97K-499-35 chromosome 5, ASM411807v1, whole genome shotgun sequence, the proteins below share one genomic window:
- the LOC114185219 gene encoding receptor-like protein kinase FERONIA: protein MFLKCFGESSSSGRQYPTVIEELCRHFSLADIQKSTNNFDDNRVIRDGACGKVFKGCLRHNDGSYYAVAVKRFHVQGSEGFKREVELLCQLHHPNCVSIVGFCKHKTESIVVYEYMSNGSLDQHLGSDVREALPWKKRLEICVGAARGLHHLHAGLKRTIIHHDIKPSKILLDDNMHPKLSGFSFSILGAHFKEKPKPIKTDFAGTYGYLPIESFTSDTITDKWDVYAFGMTLLEVVGVRRIFERVYFGIEKELLEKCVEENIDPKIKGEIAAECWQVFIDIALRCIKNEADERPAMGEVEVELELALLLQQQADATNIDSDYTLLSKTVIIPTSGGGFDYVIGQFKEQETEYSDSEDMFNR, encoded by the exons ATGTTTCTAAAATGTTTTGGTGAGTCAAGTTCATCGGGGAGACAATATCCAACAGTAATAGAAGAGTTGTGCCGTCATTTTTCTCTTGCTGATATTCAGAAATCAACCAACAATTTTGATGATAACAGAGTAATTAGAGATGGAGCATGTGGTAAGGTATTCAAAGGTTGTCTCCGACATAACGATGGTTCTTATTACGCAGTCGCAGTGAAGCGATTTCACGTGCAAGGCAGTGAAGGGTTTAAAAGAGAAGTAGAATTACTGTGTCAGCTTCATCACCCTAATTGTGTGTCTATTGTAGGATTTTGCAAGCACAAAACAGAGAGTATTGTTGTGTACGAGTACATGTCCAATGGATCTCTGGATCAACACCTGGGAAGTGATGTTAGAGAAGCACTGCCATGGAAAAAAAGGTTAGAGATTTGCGTAGGAGCAGCGCGTGGACTACACCACCTTCATGCAGGACTCAAGCGCACCATCATTCACCATGACATCAAACCTAGTAAAATTCTTTTGGACGACAACATGCACCCAAAACTCTCAGGTTTCAGCTTCAGCATATTGGGAGCACATTTCAAGGAAAAGCCAAAACCAATAAAAACGGATTTTGCAG GTACTTACGGCTACTTACCTATTGAGTCCTTTACGTCCGATACTATCACAGATAAATGGGATGTTTACGCATTTGGTATGACTCTACTGGAAGTTGTGGGGGTAAGAAGAATTTTTGAACGGGTTTATTTTGGAATAGAAAAAGAACTACTGGAGAAGTGTGTTGAGGAGAATATTGATCCGAAAATCAAAGGAGAGATAGCAGCAGAGTGTTGGCAAGTGTTTATAGATATAGCCTTAAGATGCATAAAAAATGAAGCTGATGAACGACCAGCAATGGGTGAAGTGGAGGTGGAACTTGAGCTTGCTCTATTGTTGCAGCAACAAGCAGATGCCACAAATATCGATAGTGATTATACCTTATTGTCCAAAACCGTGATTATACCAACATCAGGTGGGGGATTTGACTATGTCATTGGCCAATTTAAAGAACAGGAAACCGAATACAGTGACTCGGAAGACATGTTCAATAGGTAA